Proteins co-encoded in one Malus domestica chromosome 09, GDT2T_hap1 genomic window:
- the LOC103444477 gene encoding uncharacterized protein, producing the protein MPPRNKNSQGHSKSAFLPQDQDLYEGERLDRLLQQIQRRIESTRLEDGKSLPEKIWFKKLFAIGVNDVTRVLERMPPTARASSLAGKAACIELQAVVIAYDCNPRWLSKHLPSLALSRKVPVIFLKDNKGASLRLGQLFKLKTAIAIGVKAKGNAINLLFEEILSGNTMQLGVGSECLNSSQMLTTTQGKVQR; encoded by the exons ATGCCGCCCAGAAACAAAAACTCTCAAGGGCATTCCAAATCTGCCTTTCTCCCTCAAGACCAAGA CTTGTATGAAGGGGAACGTCTCGATCGTCTTCTCCAACAAATTCAGAG AAGAATAGAGTCAACAAGACTTGAGGATGGCAAGTCATTACCAGAAAAGATATGGTTCAAG AAACTATTCGCAATAGGGGTGAATGACGTGACTCGCGTGCTTGAACGcatgccaccaacagcaagaGCAAGCAGCTTGGCAGGTAAAGCAGCATGCATTGAGCTTCAGGCTGTTGTGATCGCATATGATTGCAATCCACGATGGCTGTCAAAGCACCTGCCAAGCTTGGCTCTTTCAAGGAAGGTCCCAGTCATCTTTCTCAAAGATAACAAGGGAGCTTCGTTGAGATTGGGTCAACTTTTCAAACTTAAAACAGCCATTGCCATTGGAGTTAAG GCTAAAGGAAATGCCATCAATCTTCTTTTTGAGGAGATTCTTAGTGGTAATACAATGCAACTCGGTGTCGGAAGTGAATGCCTCAACTCTTCTCAAATGCTTACCACAACACAAGGAAAAGTCCAGAGATGA
- the LOC103444478 gene encoding probable polygalacturonase, translating to MMRTTTSSSSSTLTVTVVDVLLLLALLGAAAPSSVKGSPKCSNQANSGEIRPHSVAITEFGAVGDGVTLNTKAFQNAVFYLNSFTRKGGAKLFVPAGRWLTGSFRLISHLTLWLDKDAVILGSTKSDDWPIVEPLPSYGRGRELAGGRHRSLIYGCDLTDIIITGDNGTIDGQGSIWWDWFHSKTLNYTRPHLLELINSTGVVISNLTFLNSPFWTIHPVYCSHVTIQNLTILAPLKSPNTDGIDPDSSDNVCIEDCYISTGDDLISIKSGWDEYGISYGRPSRNIIIHRITGKTETSAGIAIGSEMSGGVSEVHVEDLHFFGSKTGIRIKTSPGRGGYVRNIYVSNMNLDGVGIALRFTSQYGEHPDEFYNPNALPKVERITFKNIIGENIKTAGLLEGLEGEKFLNICLSNITLNVRSKSPWKCSSVQGYSDLVSPETCAPLKENISPRHYSDCYSLSDDTWISSSNQNRGARWLSW from the exons ATGATGAGGACGAcgacatcttcttcttcttccactctCACTGTCACT GTGGTGGACGTGCTTCTGCTACTTGCATTGCTAGGCGCTGCTGCTCCGTCGTCTGTCAAAGGCAGCCCAAAGTGCAGCAATCAGGCCAACTCTGGGGAAATTCGACCTCACAGTGTCGCCATCACTGAATTTGGCGCTGTAGGAGATGGGGTCACTCTCAACACAAAAGCCTTTCAGAATGCCGTCTTCTATCTCAACTCTTTCACACGCAAGGGTGGGGCCAAGCTTTTTGTCCCTGCTGGCCGCTGGTTGACAGGAAGCTTCCGTCTCATCAGTCATCTAACCCTCTGGTTGGATAAGGACGCTGTCATTCTTGGATCAACG AAATCCGATGATTGGCCAATTGTTGAACCATTACCATCGTACGGTCGAGGAAGGGAGTTGGCAGGAGGAAGACATCGAAGTCTCATCTATGGATGCGATTTGACAGACATTATCATAACAG GTGATAATGGTACCATTGATGGCCAAGGTAGCATCTGGTGGGATTGGTTCCATAGCAAAACCCTGAATTATACGAGGCCCCATTTGTTGGAATTGATAAACTCAACTGGGGTTGTCATCTCAAACTTGACCTTCCTAAATTCACCATTTTGGACCATTCACCCTGTATATTGCAG CCATGTAACTATCCAGAATCTGACAATCCTTGCTCCTCTCAAGTCTCCAAACACAGATGGGATTGATCCAG ATTCTTCAGATAATGTGTGCATTGAAGACTGTTATATTAGCACTGGTGATGATCTGATTTCCATCAAAAGTGGGTGGGATGAGTATGGAATTTCATATGGTCGACCCAGTAGAAACATAATTATTCACAGAATTACCGGTAAAACTGAAACAAGCGCTGGAATTGCAATTGGAAGTGAGATGTCAGGAGGTGTGTCAGAAGTTCATGTAGAAGACCTTCACTTTTTCGGTTCTAAAACAGGTATCAGGATAAAGACCTCCCCAGGAAGGGGTGGTTATGTGAGAAATATATATGTATCAAACATGAACTTGGATGGTGTAGGCATAGCTTTAAGGTTCACCAGTCAGTATGGGGAGCACCCAGATGAGTTTTACAACCCAAATGCCCTCCCTAAAGTAGAGAGaattacttttaaaaatatcatAGGAGAGAATATCAAAACTGCTGGTCTCCTAGAGGGTTTAGAAGGTGAAAAATTTCTGAACATTTGCCTATCTAATATTACCCTTAACGTGAGATCAAAATCTCCATGGAAATGCTCTTCTGTTCAAGGATATTCCGACCTAGTTTCTCCAGAAACTTGTGCGCCTCTCAAGGAGAATATCTCCCCACGGCATTATTCAGATTGTTACTCTCTATCTGATGACACATGGATTTCTTCCAGTAATCAAAACAGAGGTGCTCGGTGGCTATCTTGGTAG